A genomic segment from Coccinella septempunctata chromosome 3, icCocSept1.1, whole genome shotgun sequence encodes:
- the LOC123309171 gene encoding SUN domain-containing protein 3-like, with protein sequence MNEDAKSTKEPTELIPVDEKLCEKLEKQTYITNTYQLINHFFKCVLVAIVVFILLEKISRKYKVLHVANNYEEDSTEVDIESHMKQKDNLTFFCDQKVDLENDSIEALTLLREDVLNLKQLVLRLGEQLRERRRFECLTKKELSRIEERVRKVLAESDMVDVKIKNALHTYEADKVALFDYAAGYAGGAVVSLLDTVPAPTKKISQLLGFFRLAKDSTPDQIINPSCLPGECFTFLGDKAKIVIKLGKPIIIGSISMEHSFLVEDISSAPKEFQVFSLQDQKETAKELLGKFTYEVKNRQNLQTYEIPNRGAKKTEYVMLEILNNHGNNETTSIYRFRVHSR encoded by the exons ATGAACGAAGACGCAAAATCAACGAAAGAACCAACAGAGCTCATACCCGTAGACGAAAAATTATGCGAGAAACTGGAGAAACAAACATACATAACAAACACCTACCAGTTGATCAACCATTTCTTCAAATGTGTGTTAGTGGCAATCGTGGTCTTCATATTACTCGAAAAAATTTCCCGGAAATACAAGGTTCTACACGTCGCCAACAACTATGAGGAAGACTCGACAGAAGTGGACATAGAATCCCATATGAAACAGAAGGACAATCTGACCTTTTTCTGTGATCAGAAGGTGGACTTAGAAAACGACAGTATCGAAGCTCTGACGCTACTACGAGAAGACGTCCTGAATCTGAAACAGCTGGTGCTGAGACTTGGGGAGCAGCTGAGGGAGAGGAGAAGATTCGAATGCCTCACCAAGAAGGAGCTCTCCAGGATCGAAGAAAGGGTGAGGAAGGTTCTTGCAGAAAGCGATATGGTCGACGTGAAAATCAAGAACGCCTTGCATACCTACGAGGCAGATAAAGTTGCACTCTTTG ATTATGCAGCTGGATACGCTGGTGGAGCAGTAGTTTCATTGTTAGATACCGTACCAGCACCCACTAAGAAGATTTCACAGTTACTAGGATTCTTCAGGTTAGCCAAGGACTCCACTCCTGACCAGATAATAAACCCTAGCTGCTTGCCAGGGGAATGTTTCACCTTCCTTGGTGATAAAGCGAAAATTGTCATAAAATTAG GAAAACCGATTATCATCGGTTCGATCTCCATGGAGCACAGTTTTCTTGTCGAAGACATATCTTCGGCCCCCAAGGAATTCCAAGTTTTTTCCCTGCAGGATCAGAAGGAAACAGCCAAGGAACTCCTAGGAAAGTTCACATACGAGGTGAAGAACCGACAGAACCTACAAACTTACGAGATCCCTAACAGGGGTGCGAAGAAAACCGAATATGTGATGTTGGAAATATTGAACAATCACGGAAACAATGAAACTACCTCGATATATAGGTTTCGCGTTCATTCAAGATAA